From Acidihalobacter aeolianus, a single genomic window includes:
- a CDS encoding winged helix-turn-helix domain-containing protein — protein MRGYSHDAFSQWLHDIELILPVPHKCPPILLMHSAERCNEIHTDWAPVFCTHDQTTGEEILLRIRALLRRASGYPNHRYIGPLGLDPLTHRAYLNGWPIALRAKEIELLQALHDRNTRAVSYERLEAVVWMGKPNARARLASQIRNLRASLERQGVPITIRNVKGYGYRLVQAVPQRNGSMQSTQTGARLAVRRGAA, from the coding sequence ATGCGCGGTTATTCTCACGATGCGTTTTCTCAGTGGCTGCACGATATCGAATTGATTCTCCCTGTGCCGCACAAATGCCCGCCGATCCTGTTGATGCATTCAGCGGAACGATGCAACGAAATACACACCGACTGGGCGCCTGTCTTTTGTACGCACGATCAAACGACAGGCGAGGAAATACTGCTGCGCATTCGCGCGCTGCTAAGACGCGCCTCGGGCTATCCGAATCACCGATATATCGGGCCACTGGGCCTCGACCCGCTCACCCACCGCGCCTACCTCAACGGCTGGCCCATCGCTCTGCGGGCCAAGGAAATCGAATTGCTGCAGGCCCTGCACGATCGCAACACGCGAGCCGTTTCCTATGAACGGTTGGAGGCCGTGGTGTGGATGGGCAAGCCGAATGCACGCGCACGGCTTGCCTCGCAGATCCGCAATCTGCGCGCATCTCTGGAGCGCCAGGGCGTGCCGATCACGATCCGCAACGTCAAGGGTTATGGTTACCGGCTGGTGCAGGCCGTGCCACAACGCAACGGCTCGATGCAGTCCACCCAGACAGGAGCACGCCTGGCCGTACGCAGAGGCGCGGCCTGA